In one Musa acuminata AAA Group cultivar baxijiao chromosome BXJ2-5, Cavendish_Baxijiao_AAA, whole genome shotgun sequence genomic region, the following are encoded:
- the LOC103984873 gene encoding uncharacterized protein LOC103984873, translated as MSGDGHTSAAAMAAQICDQIRSVFSSPPPPLPPALDVLVAEVSATAAANGRVFVHGVGREGLMMKALCMRLFHLGLPAHVVGDVTTPPISPGDLLLASAGPGGFSTVDAICGVAKSAGARVVLLTARPGSGSGASRCADAVAYIPAQTMADDEEAGGGPSQAVRLPMGSLYEGAMYVLFEMAVLRLTDALKQTPAQLRSRHTNLE; from the coding sequence ATGAGCGGCGACGGCCACACCTCCGCTGCCGCCATGGCGGCCCAGATCTGCGACCAGATCCGATCCGTCTTCTCCTCCCCCCCTCCGCCCCTTCCACCAGCGCTCGACGTTCTGGTGGCTGAGGTctctgccaccgccgccgccaacgGGAGGGTCTTCGTTCACGGGGTGGGCCGCGAGGGGCTGATGATGAAGGCCCTCTGCATGCGCCTCTTCCACCTCGGCCTCCCCGCCCACGTCGTCGGCGACGTCACCACCCCACCCATCTCCCCCGGCGACCTCCTCCTCGCGTCCGCCGGCCCCGGCGGCTTCTCCACCGTTGACGCCATCTGCGGCGTCGCCAAGTCGGCCGGCGCCCGTGTGGTCCTTCTCACCGCGCGCCCGGGCTCCGGGAGCGGCGCGAGCCGGTGCGCCGACGCCGTGGCCTACATCCCTGCCCAGACCATGGCGGACGATGAGGAGGCGGGCGGTGGTCCGTCACAGGCGGTGAGGTTGCCGATGGGGAGCTTGTACGAGGGGGCGATGTACGTGCTGTTCGAGATGGCGGTGCTGCGGCTGACGGATGCACTGAAGCAGACTCCCGCCCAACTCCGGTCCCGTCACACCAACCTCGAGTAG
- the LOC103984875 gene encoding protein IQ-DOMAIN 24, whose product MGRTTRWLRRLFGGKKADPGGYPAEGRPAKDKRRWGFVMPFREKGSNHQHRRWQHTAAAVTEERKYREADEEAQNKRAIAVAAATAAVAEAAVAAAQAAAAVVRLTSSGRAAVGFTPAAASKREEKAAIKIQAAFRGYLARKALKALKGLVKLQALVRGNIVRKQAAETLRCMQALVRVQARARACRVLRSERSKFEKAPGEGHARTVWRPASGDRDRANTAGWNWLDQWVEERYWDDPESARKTGAGVSVDDEKNAKILEVDPGKPQYHHKRRNTYVHSSSSTLTSDQNSYSFVTLPGSPSMESTGAQRSFPGQQSMVHLMLPFEAGEYGESPQFCSASSRPGSSRKGPFTPSKSECSQSLCCGYSDHPNYMANTESSKAKVRSHSAPKQRPDRHDPWAPLAQRSSSLHANFSIKAYPGSGRLDRSGMPVRI is encoded by the exons ATGGGGAGAACCACGAGGTGGCTCCGTCGCCTTTTCGGCGGGAAGAAGGCGGATCCCGGCGGATACCCGGCGGAGGGCAGGCCGGCCAAGGACAAGAGGAGATGGGGCTTCGTGATGCCGTTCCGGGAGAAGGGGAGCAACCACCAGCACCGTCGGTGGCAGCACACGGCGGCGGCGGTCACGGAGGAGCGGAAGTACAGGGAGGCGGACGAGGAGGCGCAGAACAAGCGGGCGATCGCCGTCGCGGCGGCCACCGCGGCGGTGGCGGAGGCTGCCGTGGCAGCCGCGCAGGCCGCGGCAGCGGTCGTCCGGCTGACCAGCAGCGGGAGGGCTGCCGTGGGGTTCACCCCTGCTGCCGCCAGCAAGCGGGAGGAGAAGGCGGCGATCAAGATCCAGGCCGCTTTCCGGGGATATCTG GCGAGGAAGGCCTTGAAGGCACTGAAAGGGCTGGTGAAGCTGCAAGCACTGGTCAGAGGCAACATCGTCAGGAAACAGGCCGCCGAGACGCTGCGATGCATGCAGGCGTTGGTGAGAGTCCAAGCTCGCGCCCGGGCGTGCCGCGTGCTCCGGTCGGAAAGGAGCAAGTTCGAGAAGGCCCCCGGCGAAGGCCATGCT AGAACTGTTTGGAGGCCGGCGAGTGGTGATCGGGACCGAGCAAACACTGCGGGATGGAACTGGTTGGATCAGTGGGTGGAGGAACGGTACTGGGACGACCCAGAATCCGCGAGGAAGACGGGGGCTGGTGTTTCGGTGGACGATGAGAAGAATGCTAAGATCCTGGAAGTGGATCCTGGGAAGCCACAGTACCATCACAAGCGCCGGAACACGTACGTCCACTCCTCATCCTCCACGCTAACCTCTGATCAGAACAGCTATAGCTTCGTAACCCTGCCCGGCTCGCCGTCGATGGAATCCACCGGGGCCCAGCGGTCGTTTCCTGGACAGCAGTCTATGGTCCACCTGATGCTTCCATTCGAGGCCGGCGAGTACGGGGAGAGCCCGCAGTTCTGCTCTGCTTCGTCGCGACCTGGAAGCTCGAGGAAGGGGCCGTTCACGCCCTCGAAGAGCGAGTGCTCTCAGAGCCTGTGCTGTGGTTACTCGGACCACCCCAACTACATGGCGAACACCGAGTCTTCGAAGGCGAAGGTGCGGTCTCACAGCGCGCCCAAGCAGAGGCCAGACCGGCACGATCCTTGGGCGCCATTGGCTCAGAGGTCCTCTTCTCTGCACGCCAACTTCTCGATCAAGGCCTACCCGGGCTCCGGCCGGTTGGATAGGTCAGGGATGCCCGTTAGGATCTGA
- the LOC135612411 gene encoding shaggy-related protein kinase theta-like isoform X2, with protein sequence MHMMQRLKSIASGRSSVSDPGGDLTTKRAKFDQEGGGEILVEQHMVDDVASTVDLHISSSHLNFDASTLTTEPPARFEGATMDQLPREMHGMTIRDIKTDGHIETEFDGTMINGKGTMTGQILATVIGGRDGQPKQTISYMAERIVGTGSFGVVFQAKCVETGEAVAIKKVLQDKRYKNRELQIMLLLDHPNVVQLKHYFFSTTEKDEIYLNLVLEYVSETLHRTVKYYSRMNQHVPLTYVKLYTYQICRGLAYIHHVAGVCHRDIKPQNLLPLFPGESGVDQLVEIIKILGTPTREEIKCMNPNCTEFKFPQIKAHPWHKLFHKWIPPEAVDLVSRLLQYSPNLRFTSLEACAHPFFDELRDPNTRLPNGNPLPPLFSFTTQELEVASPELVRRLIPEHVTCSR encoded by the exons ATGCACATGATGCAGCGGCTGAAGAGCATTGCTTCGGGGCGGTCTTCGGTCTCGGATCCC GGTGGGGACTTAACGACCAAAAGAGCAAAGTttgatcaagagggaggaggagaaattcTTGTGGAGCAGCATATGGTTGATGATGTGGCTTCTACCGTGGATCTACATATATCTTCATCTCATTTGAATTTTGATGCAAGCACATTAACCACTGAACCTCCTGCGAGATTTGAAGGTGCAACCATGGATCAACTTCCGAGGGAAATGCATGGGATGACAATCCGAGATATTAAAACTGATGGCCACATTGAGACG GAATTCGATGGGACAATGATTAATGGTAAAGGAACTATGACCGGACAGATTCTTGCAACAGTAATTGGTGGCCGGGATGGCCAGCCAAAACAG ACAATCTCATATATGGCAGAACGTATTGTTGGCACTGGTTCATTTGGTGTAGTATTTCAG GCTAAATGCGTGGAAACAGGGGAAGCAGTTGCCATCAAGAAGGTTTTACAGGACAAGAGATACAAGAACAGGGAACTTCAGATTATGCTTTTACTTGACCATCCAAATGTAGTTCAGCTAAAGCACTATTTTTTTTCGACTACTGAGAAAGATGAGATCTACCTAAACCTTGTTCTTGAATATGTCTCTGAGACACTTCATCGCACCGTGAAGTACTATAGCCGGATGAACCAGCATGTACCTCTCACTTATGTTAAGTTGTATACATACCAG ATTTGTCGTGGACTTGCTTATATTCATCATGTTGCAGGGGTGTGCCATCGGGACATTAAGCCACAAAATTTGTTG CCTTTATTTCCTGGGGAAAGTGGTGTTGATCAGCTGGTGGAAATCATTAAG ATTTTAGGCACCCCAACACGAGAAGAAATCAAGTGTATGAATCCAAATTGCACAGAATTCAAATTCCCTCAGATCAAAGCTCATCCTTGGCACAAG CTTTTCCACAAGTGGATACCTCCTGAAGCAGTTGATCTTGTATCGAGGCTGCTTCAGTACTCGCCTAATTTGCGTTTTACATCT CTGGAGGCCTGTGCTCATCCATTCTTTGATGAGCTGAGAGACCCTAACACACGTTTGCCGAATGGAAACCCCCTTCCTCCTCTGTTCAGCTTCACAACTCAAG AGCTTGAAGTTGCTTCCCCTGAACTGGTACGACGCCTAATTCCTGAGCATGTGACGTGCAGTCGATGA
- the LOC103984876 gene encoding probable methyltransferase PMT15, which yields MAGATNPYSGVWKLYQPFWKRTNLLRLGVVAILCSASYFLGIWQHGSGATSVTSTVVTAVSCDRNPAASPITGRAAALDFAVHHGADQAAAGAPSVREFPACDIKYSEYTPCEDRDRSLRFDRDRLIYRERHCPTKGELLKCLIPAPPGYRNPFPWPASRETAWFANVPHKELTVEKAVQNWIHVDGDKFRFPGGGTMFPNGADAYIDDIDRLISLSDGSIRTAVDTGCGVASWGAYLLSRNVLTMSFAPRDSHEAQVQFALERGVPAMIGVLASIRLPYPSRAFDMAHCSRCLIPWHLYDGQYLIEVDRILRPGGYWILSGPPVNWKKHWKGWDRTREDLNHEQSAIEAVARSLCWNKLKEKGDIAIWQKPINHIGCKANRKTVRSPQFCQSQNPDTAWYTKTESCITPLPEVVRVEEISGGELKKWPERLTAVPPRIARGSIDGATPEVFLQDTELWKNRVGYYKTVINQLGQKGRYRNLLDMNAKFGGFAAALIDDPLWVMNIVPTAADVNTLGVIYERGLIGTYQDWCEAMSTYPRTYDLLHADSVFTLYKDRCEMEDILLEMDRILRPEGTVIIRDDVDALVKIKSIADGMRWNSRIMDHEDGPLQREKLLLVVKTYWTAPGPNQE from the exons ATGGCGGGAGCCACCAACCCTTATTCCGGCGTGTGGAAGCTGTACCAGCCATTTTGGAAGCGGACGAATCTGCTGCGCCTTGGCGTCGTGGCCATCCTCTGCTCCGCCTCCTATTTCCTGGGGATTTGGCAGCACGGGAGCGGCGCCACCTCCGTCACCTCCACCGTCGTCACGGCCGTCTCCTGCGACCGGAACCCGGCCGCCTCCCCCATCACCGGCCGCGCCGCGGCGCTCGACTTCGCCGTCCACCACGGGGCGGACCAGGCGGCGGCTGGGGCGCCGTCGGTCCGGGAGTTTCCGGCGTGCGACATCAAGTACTCGGAGTACACGCCGTGCGAGGACCGGGACCGGTCGCTGCGGTTCGACCGGGACCGGCTCATCTACCGGGAGCGGCACTGCCCTACGAAAGGGGAGCTCCTCAAGTGCCTAATCCCGGCCCCGCCGGGGTACAGGAACCCGTTCCCGTGGCCGGCGAGCCGGGAGACGGCGTGGTTCGCCAATGTTCCGCACAAGGAGCTCACGGTGGAGAAGGCGGTCCAGAATTGGATCCATGTCGACGGGGACAAGTTCCGGTTCCCCGGCGGCGGGACCATGTTCCCGAACGGCGCCGATGCGTACATCGACGACATCGACCGGCTTATTTCTCTAAGTGACGGGTCGATCCGGACCGCCGTCGACACCGGCTGCGGG GTGGCGAGCTGGGGGGCGTACCTCCTCTCCCGCAACGTGCTAACGATGTCGTTCGCGCCGAGGGACTCCCACGAGGCACAAGTCCAATTCGCCCTCGAGCGCGGCGTCCCGGCCATGATCGGCGTGCTCGCCTCGATCCGCCTCCCCTACCCGTCGAGGGCCTTCGACATGGCCCATTGCTCAAGGTGCCTCATCCCCTGGCACCTCTACG ATGGGCAGTACCTGATCGAGGTCGATCGTATTCTGAGGCCTGGCGGCTACTGGATCCTCTCTGGTCCGCCGGTTAACTGGAAGAAGCATTGGAAGGGGTGGGACAGAACACGGGAGGACTTGAACCATGAGCAATCAGCCATCGAAGCTGTTGCCAGGAGCCTGTGCTGGAACAAACTCAAGGAGAAAGGAGACATCGCGATCTGGCAGAAGCCTATCAATCATATCGGCTGCAAAGCTAATCGCAAGACGGTTAGATCACCCCAGTTCTGCCAATCACAGAATCCTGATACAGCTTG GTACACAAAGACGGAGAGTTGCATAACCCCCCTGCCCGAGGTGGTCAGAGTCGAAGAGATCTCCGGCGGAGAACTGAAGAAGTGGCCTGAAAGACTGACGGCGGTGCCGCCCAGGATCGCGCGTGGAAGCATCGATGGAGCTACACCTGAGGTGTTCCTGCAAGATACAGAGCTGTGGAAGAACAGGGTTGGGTACTACAAGACGGTGATCAACCAACTGGGGCAGAAGGGGAGGTACCGCAACCTGCTCGACATGAACGCCAAGTTTGGTGGCTTTGCTGCTGCGCTGATCGATGACCCCCTTTGGGTGATGAACATTGTGCCAACAGCAGCTGATGTTAACACTCTCGGAGTCATCTACGAGCGTGGATTGATTGGAACCTATCAGGACTG GTGTGAGGCAATGTCTACATATCCGAGGACGTATGATCTCCTTCATGCTGATTCAGTGTTCACTCTTTACAAGGACAG ATGTGAGATGGAGGACATTTTGTTGGAGATGGATAGGATCCTGAGACCCGAAGGCACGGTGATCATTAGGGATGATGTGGATGCCTTGGTCAAGATCAAGAGCATTGCAGATGGAATGAGATGGAACAGTCGAATCATGGATCACGAAGACGgccctctccagagggagaagctCCTTCTGGTGGTGAAGACATACTGGACAGCTCCTGGACCAAACCAAGAATAG
- the LOC135612411 gene encoding shaggy-related protein kinase eta-like isoform X1 has translation MHMMQRLKSIASGRSSVSDPGGDLTTKRAKFDQEGGGEILVEQHMVDDVASTVDLHISSSHLNFDASTLTTEPPARFEGATMDQLPREMHGMTIRDIKTDGHIETEFDGTMINGKGTMTGQILATVIGGRDGQPKQTISYMAERIVGTGSFGVVFQAKCVETGEAVAIKKVLQDKRYKNRELQIMLLLDHPNVVQLKHYFFSTTEKDEIYLNLVLEYVSETLHRTVKYYSRMNQHVPLTYVKLYTYQICRGLAYIHHVAGVCHRDIKPQNLLVNPHTHQLKLCDFGSAKKLVPGEPNISYICSRYYRAPELIFGATEYTTAIDMWSVGCVLTELLIGQPLFPGESGVDQLVEIIKILGTPTREEIKCMNPNCTEFKFPQIKAHPWHKLFHKWIPPEAVDLVSRLLQYSPNLRFTSLEACAHPFFDELRDPNTRLPNGNPLPPLFSFTTQELEVASPELVRRLIPEHVTCSR, from the exons ATGCACATGATGCAGCGGCTGAAGAGCATTGCTTCGGGGCGGTCTTCGGTCTCGGATCCC GGTGGGGACTTAACGACCAAAAGAGCAAAGTttgatcaagagggaggaggagaaattcTTGTGGAGCAGCATATGGTTGATGATGTGGCTTCTACCGTGGATCTACATATATCTTCATCTCATTTGAATTTTGATGCAAGCACATTAACCACTGAACCTCCTGCGAGATTTGAAGGTGCAACCATGGATCAACTTCCGAGGGAAATGCATGGGATGACAATCCGAGATATTAAAACTGATGGCCACATTGAGACG GAATTCGATGGGACAATGATTAATGGTAAAGGAACTATGACCGGACAGATTCTTGCAACAGTAATTGGTGGCCGGGATGGCCAGCCAAAACAG ACAATCTCATATATGGCAGAACGTATTGTTGGCACTGGTTCATTTGGTGTAGTATTTCAG GCTAAATGCGTGGAAACAGGGGAAGCAGTTGCCATCAAGAAGGTTTTACAGGACAAGAGATACAAGAACAGGGAACTTCAGATTATGCTTTTACTTGACCATCCAAATGTAGTTCAGCTAAAGCACTATTTTTTTTCGACTACTGAGAAAGATGAGATCTACCTAAACCTTGTTCTTGAATATGTCTCTGAGACACTTCATCGCACCGTGAAGTACTATAGCCGGATGAACCAGCATGTACCTCTCACTTATGTTAAGTTGTATACATACCAG ATTTGTCGTGGACTTGCTTATATTCATCATGTTGCAGGGGTGTGCCATCGGGACATTAAGCCACAAAATTTGTTG GTCAATCCTCACACTCATCAATTAAAACTTTGTGATTTTGGCAGTGCCAAAAAGTTG GTTCCAGGAGAACCTAATATATCATACATTTGCTCACGGTATTATAGGGCACCTGAGCTTATTTTTGGGGCTACAGAGTATACCACAGCTATTGACATGTGGTCTGTTGGTTGTGTGTTAACTGAGCTTCTCATAGGACAG CCTTTATTTCCTGGGGAAAGTGGTGTTGATCAGCTGGTGGAAATCATTAAG ATTTTAGGCACCCCAACACGAGAAGAAATCAAGTGTATGAATCCAAATTGCACAGAATTCAAATTCCCTCAGATCAAAGCTCATCCTTGGCACAAG CTTTTCCACAAGTGGATACCTCCTGAAGCAGTTGATCTTGTATCGAGGCTGCTTCAGTACTCGCCTAATTTGCGTTTTACATCT CTGGAGGCCTGTGCTCATCCATTCTTTGATGAGCTGAGAGACCCTAACACACGTTTGCCGAATGGAAACCCCCTTCCTCCTCTGTTCAGCTTCACAACTCAAG AGCTTGAAGTTGCTTCCCCTGAACTGGTACGACGCCTAATTCCTGAGCATGTGACGTGCAGTCGATGA